One Argentina anserina chromosome 6, drPotAnse1.1, whole genome shotgun sequence genomic window, CAATAATTTTGCATCGCCAATCCAAGTCTATCATGGTATTCTGGAAAATGATATTCAATTTGGTATTCTGATAtatcatataatatatatgtaaaagaGTTTATTTTTCCTTTGGTCTATATATAGTCAGCATTCATTTCTAAATATGATCAAGTATCAACGTATTGTCATTAGTACCTGAAATTGATTAGTTTAAAATGACAGATGATGTTTTGTAGAATTGGATTATCTACATAATGGTTGCAAGCCACCCATAATTGATAATTCATAGAGATATAAAGACCTCTAATATATTATTAACCGAAAAGATGCAAGTAAAGATATGTGATTTTGGCAAGGACTAATAAATATCAATGGTTCGAAAATTAGTTATTTCGATAAACATATCGAGGATATATCGAAATTGTGGAAATTGTGAAAATAATTATACAAATATTgtgaatacatatataattatattgcTAAGATATAGCATATgagtttttatatatattaaagacAACAATGTACTTGGCTTTAAAACATTTGGAGACTGAGTTAAAACATTGGTTCGCAACAAATGAGCCAACAGTTTATGTAGTCTATGTTATGAACTTGGGATTCCCCCACCAGGGAGGTGTTCCCTTAAAGAAAGATTATGTGTATCTGGGGCTCTTCCACCAGTgccatatgcatatatatgttaGCTCTAGAATAATTGAACACCAGTTGCTAATTCATCTACAGAACTTTATATTACCGCGGTTAAGCTACAAAGAGAACACTACTAGTAACAACATAACTACAAAAGGGTGAAATTAGCAATGTCTATTTCAAAATGTTATTCAAAATCGCCTGAAGATATAACTGAAGATATGACTTCAACTTGGAATGGTTCTGAAAAGACTTGGTGGTTGCCTTGCCTATATTTTCTTCAATCGCTCTCACTCTCATCCTCAGGGTCATACTCTGCTTCTGAATCAGTTAGGTCATGTATGGTTCCAAGTCCTCATTCTGATGAGTCATACTCAGGTTCCAAAGTCAGCTAAGCCAAGGTTATGCTCCGGCTCTAATTCCTCCTCGCTCAAATCATCCTCTGGGTTATACTCCGGGTCTAACTCCTCATCAATGATAACTTCCCTGGAATCCCCCCCATCTTCAGTCCCCCATTGTCCTTTTCCCCATAGCCACCAACAAATGTAACCCAAGACGATTAATCCACCGATAATATACAACACATGCACGTTATCGACCCTGAGATGAGCTTGCATATGAACGATAAGCTGGTCCACAAGCCCTAGAAatgcctcttcttcttccggcTCCGGCTCTGACTCGTGCATCGACTGAGacaaatttgatatttttttcgatttttgggAACTTATAATACAAGCGGTTGGGATGAAGAATTCTCTTATACTTGACAAGctggatgaggttgtgaatgTGGTGAGCAttctcaaacaaaaaaatggtGCCGTCGGGATTAGAGGGATAAATCTTTAGGGTGTACGTTTCCCATTTGGACCATCGCTGGAGGTAGCACAATcaccgggggggggggggagaatCATTCCCATCCTTCGGATAAATCTTTAGGGTGTACGTTCCCCATTTAGACCGCAAGCTAAGGGTGTCTTCCTTCCGGCTCATCATGGAGAGAATCGACcggagatgagagagagagtcggCAGAGAGTGAtattgtgtgtgagagagagagtcgaGAATTCAGCATTTATATATCATATGAGTTAGTAGCAGAGATGGTTACCTCAAAAAGCATAGATATGCGCTTGTAGACATCTCTGTTTCAAATAATTGGTATATATGGTTCTGGTGAAGTATACTCTCTAGTACAACAAAATAGCGAATTATTGAACTTCATACACGGTGTCATACAAGCCACGGTCCCTTGGCTCCCCTCATGTGCCACCCCGAGCTCCGTGGGACACGCAAGTTCAAGTCGCTTGGGCATgcataatatttatatatatattttttctcaatTTGTATAATTTTTGTATATAAATTGAGAAAACATTATATGTTATATCTTAGCAaaataattacatatatatatatatacataatatttgtataattttttttctcaatttcCATAATTCCAAGTTAGTAATAAAATGGTAGTTcgcttaaaaaaataaaaataaaatggtaGATACGTAAATAATCACTTTTAGCTGGGACAATATAGGCACAGCAACATCTTGGAAACCACACTCCCCCAAAACGACGTCTTTCCCCAAAAAATCCCCAACTGCAATTTCTCCAGATTTCAAAAAATGGCCGGAAGACTGAGCAGTGCGGCGTCCAAAATCATGGGCGGAAACGGCGTCGTCCACCGCTCCATCACCTCCTCACTCCGCCTCCGCGCCGGCATGGGCCTCCCCGTCGGCAAACACATCGTCCCCGACAGACCCCTCCCCGTCAACGACGAGCTCACCTGGGACAACGGCACCCCCTTCCCCGAGCCCTGCATCGATCGCATCGCCGACACCGTCGGCAAGTACGAAGCCTTGGCCTGGCTCACCGGTGGCCTTAGCTGCTTCGTCGGCCTCGGCCTCCTCGCCGTCTGGAACGACAAGGCGTCCAAGATTCCGTTCGCCCCCAAAGTGTACCCCTACGACAATCTACGAGTCGAGCTCGGCGGAGAACCCTAGAGGGATCACTGGGCTTGTTATCATTGTGTGGTAATTTCTTGTTGATTTAAGTGCATTTTCGTGTTTGAAAAATTTGGTTGTCTTTGAATAATGCTGTGTAGTTGAAACTGTGAGAGCAGTTGTATGTTTTGGATGATGCCATCTCGGAACAAATTGCCTGTTCGATTTAATTTGGATCAGGTTCTCTGATTTTATATGCAGTTTTTGGTATGTTGTAACTGTTTAGGTTATGTTGGAGTGTTCTGTATTAGGGAGTGTGAGTGATGGGAAATCTTGGAACCTACATTTCCGGTAGTTGGGTTCGAATTGGGGTAGAGGGTATCGGGCATTATAGAAGGGTGGGAATGGATATAGTTTAGAATGGTGTTATGAGACGTGAGAGTAACAGTGAACCAGGTTAGATGACTCGTGGAAGAGTGTGTATGAAGTGTGCTTAGGTTTCTCCTAGTATTCTTATAAGTGTATCGGTGGATCACATTTCTATCTAGTCGTTTCTGTGTGGTCGCTAGATTTTTACTTTCTCATGGTTTCTTGTGGGAGGACTGAGTTCTTATTTCCATCTGTTGGGGCATAGTTTATGACTTTTTAATTCTGTGGTGGCATTGCAAGGGTCATTCTGTGGCCGTTTTGGTGTTTCAAAGTATGTAAACATGGCACTAAGGGCACTAACTGTTGGCGCAATTTTTAGGAAAAATAGAAAGATTATTACCAAAAGTGAGGCTCTCAATATTGAATGGTTTCTCTAGTACTTTGACATGATGCAaatactcttcttcttctttttttttttccgagaAGAGAAAACACTCATAATTGGCCTAGGAAATTAAGTTACTGATCTTGATGCAAATTCTGTTATCTTTTATAGCTGATATAGATGTGAACAGAGTGTTAACTTCAAACTAGAGAATTATTTGATGTTTGTTCAGTATTATTTAAGAGGCTCTCGTATGACTACGCCATTGATGCCTTCGAAGAGTCAATTGATAATGGGAAAATGAGCAATTGCCTGTAAAGTCATGGACATCAAACCATATAATTCGGAGTTCATTTCATATCACGTCCATGAAAGATAGAATTCTGAGttcatttcatattatcaTCATGGTATTTTCCAACAGCTAAATCTTTGTTGTAGTTTTGGGTGTATGCCATAATTGTACTACTTCATGTTGAAAGCAAGTCTGCTGCTTTTACAGCTAAGTTGTGTTTAGCTTCTTTCGAGAGCAGGAAAGGGTTAACCTTTTGTAAACCTGTATATAGTGGCGGggttgtgagttgtgattaAATCCTGTGATTTTTATACTAAGTAGTAATTTCTCCTTGAACTCTTCTTAGTTCGTACAAAATTGATGGGGAACACGGGGAGTTCAAATTACGTCACCTATAATTTGTTATCCTCCCATTGGTGTGTTATTGAAACTTTCCGGCAATGATATGTTACTgaacgtttttttttgttatgttaTTTACCTTTTATTTGTATGATAGTCAGTTTTTCATTTGCTTTTGCTGATTTAAATGTTAAATATGGTTCTAAAATCTAAATATTGCCTCTAGCTGACACAAACGATATTGGTTGTGCCTCTAGACAGCTCCTCTTGTTTTATTACATCACCTTCTTCTGATTTGAAGTTAAGATGGTCAGTTTGTGGTTTATCCAACTGTGTTTACATCTTGTACGTGTGATGtgctattttgttaatcatgtAATTGTGTCGGAGTGCTGAAATTACTGAGTTGTAGCCTTGTGGGTCATGCTGGTTTTGAAATCTACGTGATTGGTTGTATAGCTCAATTTTCTTGCAAGTAGAATGGTAAGTTGGTTGACTGTGAAAAATTAGGTCTCAGTCGCCTTTCAAGTTTGTTTTGGTCTAGCATGACATGCTTTTTCAGAGTTTAGCAATTGATCAAATCAATGACATCCTATATTCATTATGTTTGTGTGGAAAAGAACTTTCTGTTATTTGTTTAGCTGATTGAATAGGTGTGAGCAGTGTAACCTACAGTATTTGAGGTGTTCTTTGAACATTATGTGCGTGACTTTTGCAAGAGTAGGCCATTTCATGCAAACTAACCTAAGAGATAATTGAAGATAGATACCCCTCTTATCAGTCTGAGTTTTATTGTAAATGTGAATAAATGTCTGAATTGTATACAGTCGGGTACTGCTTCCTTGATCAGAAATGATTATTTAGATAGTCTAATATGATTCCAGCTAATTTTTTTCTAGTATTTTTTTATGTCTGAAATGTAGTCTGGTACTTCCCCTTTCTTATGATACTGCATTGGTTCAAAATATATTTGTCCTCTGCATGATAGGTTGATGTGTCTGATAGATAAATGACTTTTATTTAGACATACACTGAAGTGTTTGACACAACAAACGATTAACTTCTGACCTGTAATAGTCTTTCACTCTTTCATTATGTTAGTTTATGACGTTAATAAGATCTAGTgggttgataaaaaaaaaatctggtcATTGTCATTTTAGTGAATTGCATTTTGGATGGGATAATTCTCATTGGATATTTTAAGACCTGGCAATGTCAAGTATTATTTTTTGAGCAGAAAATACGAGGAACAGACCGCTTGCAGTTTAGTGCCCATTCCTTCTCATTCTATGGTGAAACTTGCTATTATACAGCAGTCACTGATACGGTCGAGGATTCTCCCCTTTTCTGTTCTCATCTATAGTGAATAACAAACTGAACTTAGTGCCATAGCAAACTGAATTTTCTCACATTCCCTTCCCTTCATTAAGAATTTATCCCATTAAAACAAAATGTCACCTTGCCCCAGAAACACTAGCTGCTCTGTGCCTAGCCTCCAGTCTTTCTGGAAGTCGATTAATCCTCGCAAGTCCGGCGGCGGCTCCACGTCTTATCTAGCCTCTGGTTTGCGATGTGGTGATTTGCTGTCAGACATGTTTTGGGTGCTATAACTGCTATTGCCTCGGTAACAAATGGAGACTGAAGTATTACACATTAGATCACGCGACTACAATAGCACTCAACTTGGTGAAGAAGTCCGGTTGAATACCACCTACTCCGGTTGCAATACTTTATTTTCTTACCCTCAACCTGAAATTTCCAAACTCGAATGCACCTATGAATTATGCACAAATAAGTTTGGATAACTAGCATCAATGGACTGATGTGGATCAGTTCGAGATTTAATTTTGAACTGAGGCACCCTAGAGACTGAATCTTGTACTTTGTAGAGGCTGCAAACTATCACTGAGGCATTTGTCTAATCCTTCCTTCTAAAGAAACAATGAGTTTTTCACTGAAACCTCAAGTTGGCTTATATTACTTGAGTAGCAACAACTCGCATTAGCAAAATTCGCAAGACAACAAATTTCGTCGGTAACAACTGCATCAGTAGCTTGGTTGTTGGAACCTCGACTGGTGAAATTCCAAGACACCATGTTTGGCAACCAACTAaggacatgatgctatcagTATAGTTGTCTTTGTTGTTTAATATGTATATTACTTAACACTGATAATGATGATCGATTGATTGGAATACATCCGTCTATTGATGAGTGTTATCTATCTAGTTGTCTGTGTTGTTTGATATACATTGCGGTCTTTATAGACCAAATGTGCTAGTGAGGACTATGAGGTAAAATGTTTCGTAGAACGGGGACATTGTAATTTGGCCTGCGAACGATCT contains:
- the LOC126798956 gene encoding NADH dehydrogenase [ubiquinone] 1 beta subcomplex subunit 8, mitochondrial encodes the protein MAGRLSSAASKIMGGNGVVHRSITSSLRLRAGMGLPVGKHIVPDRPLPVNDELTWDNGTPFPEPCIDRIADTVGKYEALAWLTGGLSCFVGLGLLAVWNDKASKIPFAPKVYPYDNLRVELGGEP